One stretch of Croceibacterium atlanticum DNA includes these proteins:
- a CDS encoding arginine N-succinyltransferase: protein MSFVIRAAAKKDLQPLYEMAKLTGGGFTNLPPDRPSLTAKLEKSDAAYARMEGELADELFVLVLENVETGEVRGTSQLFTQVGQSWPFYSYRMTTLTQHSRELERTVRAELLSLTTDLEGASEVGGLFLHPNERAGGLGLLLARSRYLFIAMHRARFGDRILAELRGIIDERGGSPFWDAIGGKFFGMSFQEADYFNAIHGNQFIADLMPKHPVYIAMLEESARKVIGLPHPSGRAAMRMLENEGFHYDGYVDIFDGGPTMVARTDNVSSIAGARQAEVHDDQLDKGEKSLIATGNLRNFRCCYGAREFRGDGIAVDARAADILQIGKGDIVWSIPR, encoded by the coding sequence GTGAGTTTCGTGATCCGTGCCGCCGCGAAGAAGGATCTTCAGCCGCTTTACGAAATGGCCAAGCTGACCGGCGGCGGCTTCACCAATCTCCCGCCCGACCGCCCGTCGCTGACGGCCAAGCTGGAAAAATCCGATGCGGCCTATGCCCGGATGGAAGGCGAACTGGCGGACGAATTGTTCGTACTGGTGCTGGAAAATGTCGAAACCGGGGAAGTGCGCGGCACCAGCCAGCTTTTCACCCAGGTCGGGCAGAGCTGGCCGTTCTATTCCTATCGCATGACCACGCTGACCCAGCATTCGCGGGAACTGGAACGTACAGTGCGGGCCGAATTGCTGAGCCTGACCACCGATCTGGAAGGCGCCAGCGAAGTGGGCGGATTGTTCCTCCACCCGAATGAACGCGCCGGCGGATTGGGCCTGTTGCTGGCGCGCAGCCGCTATCTGTTCATCGCCATGCACCGCGCCCGCTTTGGCGACCGGATATTGGCGGAACTGCGCGGCATTATCGACGAACGCGGCGGTTCCCCCTTCTGGGATGCGATCGGCGGCAAGTTCTTCGGCATGAGCTTCCAGGAAGCCGATTATTTCAACGCCATCCACGGCAACCAGTTCATCGCCGACCTGATGCCCAAGCACCCGGTCTATATCGCCATGCTGGAAGAAAGCGCGCGCAAGGTGATCGGCCTGCCCCACCCATCGGGCCGCGCGGCCATGCGGATGCTGGAGAATGAAGGCTTCCACTATGATGGCTATGTCGACATTTTCGACGGCGGGCCGACCATGGTGGCCCGCACGGATAATGTCTCCAGCATCGCCGGGGCCAGGCAGGCCGAAGTGCATGACGACCAGTTGGACAAGGGCGAGAAGTCGCTGATCGCCACCGGCAATCTGCGCAATTTCCGCTGCTGCTATGGCGCGCGGGAATTCCGCGGAGACGGCATTGCAGTGGATGCCCGCGCGGCGGACATTCTCCAGATCGGCAAGGGCGACATTGTCTGGAGCATTCCGCGATGA